One window of Anaerolineae bacterium genomic DNA carries:
- a CDS encoding tungsten cofactor oxidoreductase radical SAM maturase, with protein sequence MLKLFPSPRGGLEIPQELRRRYGLENGTGFLAEVTDIGIVLHPLVPNIRKIYVEITTRCNLNCRTCVRNLWTDPTEDMDPATFERLVTQLKDLPELSEVFFGGYGEPLSHPQFLEFVAALKELKLRVGVSTNGTLLDEAMAEGLVRLGVDSIMVSIDGVNPETFADIRQGAELKAVLDNISRLNAVKEKMRSPLPRIGIEFVALKSNAAELPLLPGLARRLGVARVLVTHLLPHTPEMAAEILYDRNEIPPFPSFPGWPFRSGDWLLWGVMELPRMSWGAERRCRFMASSALVVGWDGSVSPCYALSHSYPYYIFGRRKEVKRYTFGNINQKHLIEIWTSEDYVRFRAEVKRFHFPSCVDCYLRDTCDITASNNGCWGWSPSCADCLWAQDIIRCP encoded by the coding sequence ATATAGGTATTGTGCTGCATCCTCTGGTTCCGAACATTAGAAAAATTTACGTGGAGATAACTACCAGGTGCAATCTCAATTGCCGCACCTGTGTCCGCAACTTATGGACTGATCCGACGGAGGATATGGACCCAGCTACTTTTGAACGCCTGGTAACTCAACTTAAAGATTTGCCCGAGCTTAGCGAAGTTTTCTTCGGAGGATATGGGGAGCCCCTTTCCCATCCCCAGTTCCTTGAGTTTGTAGCGGCTCTAAAAGAGCTCAAGCTCAGGGTGGGCGTAAGCACTAACGGGACTCTCCTGGATGAAGCTATGGCTGAGGGTTTAGTGCGCCTCGGAGTGGATTCCATCATGGTCTCCATTGATGGAGTGAACCCGGAAACTTTCGCTGACATAAGGCAGGGGGCAGAACTTAAAGCTGTGCTGGATAACATTTCCAGGCTCAATGCCGTAAAAGAGAAAATGCGCTCCCCCCTCCCACGGATAGGGATTGAATTTGTTGCTCTCAAAAGCAACGCAGCTGAGCTTCCGCTCCTTCCAGGGCTGGCCCGTAGGCTTGGCGTTGCCAGGGTACTCGTAACCCATCTCCTTCCTCATACTCCCGAAATGGCGGCTGAGATCCTATATGACCGAAATGAAATTCCCCCCTTTCCCTCATTTCCAGGGTGGCCTTTCAGAAGCGGGGACTGGCTCCTCTGGGGAGTGATGGAATTGCCCAGGATGAGCTGGGGGGCTGAAAGGCGTTGCCGTTTCATGGCCTCCAGTGCCCTGGTGGTAGGCTGGGATGGAAGTGTGAGCCCATGCTATGCGCTCTCTCACTCTTACCCTTACTATATCTTCGGAAGGCGTAAGGAAGTAAAACGCTATACCTTCGGGAACATAAACCAGAAGCACCTGATTGAAATATGGACTTCTGAGGATTATGTCCGCTTCCGCGCTGAGGTCAAACGCTTCCATTTCCCCTCGTGTGTGGATTGTTACCTAAGGGACACCTGTGATATAACAGCTTCCAACAACGGGTGTTGGGGCTGGTCTCCCTCCTGCGCCGATTGCCTCTGGGCTCAGGATATAATCCGTTGCCCGTAA
- a CDS encoding Asp23/Gls24 family envelope stress response protein, producing MKAEVVLQRGRLMEKGERLGKIEITPEALIEFISLTALECYGIVGLVRKTPWSGSYLHPGVEISWAGPELIVNLYVIMEYGVRITEVAHNLKERVKYAVEKNLGIPVAQVNVYVQDLRIDI from the coding sequence TTGAAAGCTGAAGTTGTTTTGCAAAGAGGAAGGCTCATGGAAAAGGGTGAAAGGCTTGGGAAGATAGAGATAACGCCTGAGGCTTTGATAGAGTTCATCTCCCTCACAGCCCTGGAATGTTACGGCATTGTCGGCCTGGTGAGAAAAACCCCGTGGTCTGGAAGTTACCTTCATCCGGGAGTAGAGATAAGCTGGGCTGGGCCAGAACTAATCGTTAACCTTTATGTAATCATGGAATATGGGGTTCGTATAACTGAGGTTGCCCACAACCTCAAAGAAAGGGTAAAATACGCCGTAGAGAAAAACCTGGGGATACCCGTCGCTCAGGTCAATGTGTACGTTCAAGACCTCAGAATAGACATTTAA